ATATCTTGCAAACAGATGTGCGCTGAGAGCAATAAATCTCATTAAATAGGGAAGTTCATCACTAAAATATCAGGCAACTAAAGAAATGTTGCAAATTGAGGAATCGAACTTATACGATCATTTGCATTTTTATGTCTGCGGCCCAACATGATACGATCATCGAGTTTTATCGCGGAAAATCAAACAACAGCGCGGAATTGCTTTTCAGGATTGAAATTATGCGGCCGCGGGTAATGTATCTGATGTATTTAGAGGATCATCTCTTTCCCCCAAGAATTTGACTTGATCCGTTTTCAACTTGATCCGTTAAAATCAGTGATTTATTGACAAGCATAAATTAAAAATGGCCCTGTAAATCAATTGATTACAGAGCCATTTTGTGCCCAGAACTGGATTCGAACCAGCACACCCTTGCGAGCGCTGCGACCTGAACACAGTGCGTCTACCAATTTCGCCATCTGGGCAACTGATTCCGTGTTAAGGGATTGCAAAGGTAAGCACTTTTCCCACTATTCCAAATTTTAAAAGAAAAAAAATCACTCCTACCGTAAATGCCTACACAAAAAGAAAGGCCGGCCTGTAGTAGGGCCAGCCTTTCTTGTAATAAGTATTCCAGCCTATACAGCCACATTAAACTCTCTCAGCGTATCATTCAAACTAGTCTTCAAATCCGTAGACGCCTTACGTTGACCAATGATCAGCGCACAAGGCACCTGGTATTCACCAGCAGGGAACTTCTTCGTATAAGTTCCAGGAATCACTACACTACGTGCCGGTACACGACCCTTGTACTCAATAGGCTCAGGACCACTTACATCAATGATCTTCGTAGATTTAGTCAATACCACGTTCGCTCCCAGTACGGCCTCCTTCTCTACTATCACACCTTCTACCACAATACAACGGCTACCCACGAAACAACCATCTTCAATGATCACCGGACTAGCCTGCAGTGGCTCCAATACACCACCAATACCAACACCACCACTCAGGTGCACATTCTTACCTATCTGTGCGCATGAACCCACCGTCGCCCATGTATCCACCATAGTACATTCGTCTACATACGCACCAATGTTTACATAAGAAGGCATCAGGATCGCACCTCTGCCAATAAATGCACCATATCGTGCAATCGCATGAGGTACTACACGTACACCCAGGTCTTTATAGTTGGATTTCAGCTTCATTTTGTCATAGAACTCAAACGGCGCGAGATCTATGGTTTCCATTGGTTGGATGGTGAAGTACATCAGGATAGCCTGCTTTACCCATTCATTGACTTTCCAGCCTTCTCCTGTGGGCTCTGCTACCCTGAGCTTTCCTTTATCTACAGCTTCAATAACAGCTTTGACAGCATCGCTGTATGTAGATTCCTGTAGCAGGCTGCGGTTTCCCCAGGCAGCCTGGATGAGTTCTTGTAGCTCCATTGTGTATCGAAATTTTTCACAAACATAGTAAAAGAGGGGGGAATTTTTTATTTCTTACCTTTAACCCCCTTTAAACCACTCTATGAACATTGCCTTCGATGCCAAACGGGCTTTCCAGAACAACACAGGTCTCGGTAATTATAGCCGGACCCTGATCAGTTCTCTGGCTACCTACTACCCGGAGCACCACTACTACCTATACGCACCTAAACTAACGGATATGTACAATCCTGCTGCTTTCAGCAATATGACCACCATATTGCCCCAAAAGCCGCTACATCGCCTGCTGAAAGGCCTGTGGCGAAGCAAATTTGTAGTGAGTGAACTGGCTCAGCAAGGCATCAGCATCTACCATGGTTTAAGCCATGAAATACCTTTCGGCATTCATAAAAGCGGCGTGAAAAGTGTAGTCACTATGCATGACCTGATCTTTGAACGGAATCCGGAACAATATAACCCCATTGATGTGCAAACCTATCGCAAAAAGGCAAAGTATGCCTGTCAATATGCAGATAAAGTCATTGCTATCAGTGAG
This window of the Chitinophaga sancti genome carries:
- a CDS encoding 2,3,4,5-tetrahydropyridine-2,6-dicarboxylate N-succinyltransferase → MELQELIQAAWGNRSLLQESTYSDAVKAVIEAVDKGKLRVAEPTGEGWKVNEWVKQAILMYFTIQPMETIDLAPFEFYDKMKLKSNYKDLGVRVVPHAIARYGAFIGRGAILMPSYVNIGAYVDECTMVDTWATVGSCAQIGKNVHLSGGVGIGGVLEPLQASPVIIEDGCFVGSRCIVVEGVIVEKEAVLGANVVLTKSTKIIDVSGPEPIEYKGRVPARSVVIPGTYTKKFPAGEYQVPCALIIGQRKASTDLKTSLNDTLREFNVAV